The sequence CCAGCGAGGCCGTGGCCAGCGACAGCACGGCCAGGCCCAGCAGCACCACGATGACGGCAAACACGCGCGACGCATGGGTGCTGGGAACCATGTCGCCATAACCCACGGTGGCCGCCGTGGTGAAGGCCAGCCACAGGCCTTCGGGAATCGTATGCACGTTCGGGTCCAGCAGCCAGAAGCCGACACCGCCCAGCAGCAGGATCGCACTGCACAGGATCAGCGAATAAATCACGCCCCGGCGGGCGATGTGCGTTTTTTTCGGGAGCTTTTTGGGGGGCATGGCAGGCCGTGGGTGGGGCGAATGGGAGTGCTGATTATTGCCGTGCGCAGCTCGGGCCGACAATTGGCGCGATGCGCAAACATGTTTCTGAAACCACGGGCGTGCAGCGCCTGCTCTCGGGCCTGCTGGCGGGGCTGGCGACAGCTGCGCTGCCGCTGCCGCTGCCGCTGGTCTGGCAGTTTCGCGGCCTGCTGGGCTGGAGCGTTGGCGTGGCGGTTTACCTGACGCTGGCCTGGTGGCTGTGCGAGCGCTTTGATGCCGAGCGCACCCGCGAGCGGGCGCAGGCGCAGGATGAACCCAGCGTGGTGCTGTTCCTGCTGATGCTGCTGGCGGCAATGGCCTGCGTGGCGGCCATCGTGGTGATGCAGCAGCAGGGCAAGGATCTGACGGGCACCGAACGCAGCCTGCACATCGCCGTGTCGGTGGTGGCGCTGATCGCCTCCTGGCTGTTCATCCAGACGATTTTTGCGTTCCGCTATGCCCACCGCTATTACCAGGAAGAACAGCGCGGGGAGCCGGGTGGGCCGGGCCTGCTGTTTCCGGGCGGGCTGGAGCCGGACTATTTTGATTTTTTGTATTACGCCCATGTGGTCGGCATGACCTCGCAGGTGTCCGATGTGCAGGTCACCTCGCGCGAGATGCGCCGGCTCACGCTGGTGCACAGCGTGCTGTCGTTCGGCTTCAACATGCTGGTGCTGGCGCTCAGCATCAATGTGGTGGCCGGCGCGCTGCAGTAGCGAATGGCGCCGGTCAGCGCGGCGGTGCGCGCCTGCGCCCGGGCTTGAGCAGGCCGGTGGCCAGCGCCGTGCCGCCGACGATCACGCCGGCGCAGCCCACCATCCACGGCGTGACCGACTCGCCCAAAAACAGCACGCCGTACAGCACCGCGAACACCGGCACCACGAAGGTCACCGACAGCGCGCGCTGCGGGCCGGCATGTTCAATCAATCTGAAAAACACGATGTAGGCGATGCCGGTGCAGACCACGCCGACGGCCAGCAGCGCCAGCCAGGCCGATGCGCCCGGCATGCGCGCCGGCCACAGCCACAGCGCGGGCAGGGCCAGGCCCAGCGTGGCGCCAAGCTGGCTGCCGGCGGCCGTGACCAGCGGCGGCAGGCCGGAAAGATAGCGCTTGGTGTAGCTCGCCGAGATGCCGTAGCAAAGACAGGCGCTCAAGCTGGCCAGCACCGCCCAGCCGGGCGCGATGCCCGAGGCGCCGGATTTGAACGTCGCCTGGTCCCAGGCCAGCAGCGCAACGCCGGCAAAGCCGACGGCCAGCCCGACGATGCGCCAGGCGGTCGGCTTGTCCTTCAGCCAGGCCCAGGCGATCAGCGCACCGAACATTGGCACCGTGGCATTCAGGATGGACGACAGCCCGGTGCTGATGGACAGCAGCGCAAAGGCAATGCAGGCAAACGGAATGCCCGAGTTGAGCAGGCCGACGACGAAGGTGTGGCGCCAGTGTTTGCGCAACTCGGGCATCAGGCCGCGCAGCCACACCAGCGGCAGCAAAAACAGCGCCGCAATCGCCACTCGCACGGCGGCGGTCGGCAGTGCGCCGAACTCGACCGCGCCCATGCGCATGAACAGAAACGACGAGCCCCAGATGGCGGCCAGCAGCACGAAGTCGGTGAGCCAGCTTTTGGGGCTGGCCGTGGCAAGACCAGCGGCAGGCGCGCCCATCGCGGGGGACCGCGCGTTCAAGGCAGGCTCTCCGCCAGCGCGCCTTCGAGCCGGAGCAGGGCGGTCTTGCGGTCCAGCCCGCCTGCGTAGCCGGTCAGCGCGCCGCTTGAGCCCGTCACCCGGTGGCACGGCACGATGATGCTGATGGGGTTGCGCCCGATGGCCCCGCCCACGGCCCGCACCGCCGACGGCTTGCCGATGCGCCGGCTGATTTCGCCATAGCTGGTGACTTCGCCCTGGGGAATGGCCAGCAGCGTCTGCCAGACCGATTGCTGGAAGGCCGTGCCGCAGCTCAAATCCAGCGGCAGCTCGAACTGGCTGCGCCGGCCGGCGAAATAGTCGCCGAGTTGCTGGCTGGCCTGCTGCAGGATCGGGTGGTTGGCGTCTTCGGGCCAGGCTGCCGGACCCATGAGTTCAAGCGGCAGGTAGCGCTGGTTTTCGGCAAACCAGAGCCCGGCCAGGCCCTTGTCGGTGGCGGCGATGACGATGGTTCCGAGCGGGCTGGGAATGCGGGTTTGAACGATGGAGGGGTTGAATTTCATGATGGTCTCCTTGAGAGTGTCGCCGGGTTGCCCAGGCGGCTGTGGAATGGGGTTTTTGCTGATTTTTAAGCGTTTTAAGGCTTTTGCGCATGCTGCACCTGCGCTGATAGCTATTGTTTTTACAGCGATTCCGGCGTTTCCAATGTGGGCGCAGTGACAGGTGCGGCGTGCAGCAGGCCGCTCCAGGCGCGGATCACGGCGTAGCTGCGCCACGGTTTCCAGCCGGCGGAGGCGCGTTCGGCTTCGCGCGCCGGATTTTTCAGCGCCTGCACGCCCAGCGCCTTGTGCAAGGCCACGTCGCCTGCCGGAAACGCGTCGGGCCAGCGCAGCGCGCGCATGGCGATGTACTGCGCCGTCCAGTCGCCGATGCCGGGCAGCTCCTTCAGCTGGGCAATCGTCGCGTTGACATCGGCGCCGCCATGAAGCTGCAGGCGTTTGCCGGCCACGGCCCGGGCGATGCCGACGATGGCGGCCTGGCGCTGCTTGACGATGCCGAGCTGGCCGAGCGCGTCGCCGCCGGCGGCGGCCAGCACGGCGGGCGCCGGAAACAGCCGGCTCAAGCGCGGCCACGGGGTTTCAACCGGCGCGCCGAAGCGGTTCACCATGCGCTGCGCCAGCGTGCGCGCCGCCGCCACCGTGATTTGCTGGCCCAGCACCGCCCGCACCGCCAGCTCGTAGCCATCGAGCGCGCCGGGAACCCGCAAGCCGTCGCCCGCCGGAAAGCTGGCGTGCAGCACGCTGTTGATGGTGGCCGGGTCGGCATCCAGGTCGAACATCGCGCGCACCCGGCGGATCACCAGCGGCAGCACGCCCAGCAGCGAGTCGCTGACCTGCACGACCAGCTGGCAGCGCGTCTCGTCAAACCGGGCCAGCAGCCAGCCGGCATGGGTTTTACCGCCGGATTCGATGCCAAATGTCCTGCCTGCGCACGGCTGGTATGCATCAGTAGCTATGAATTCAATAGCGTTTATGCTGCGCTTGCCGATGAACGCCAGCATCGCCGCCACGTCATAAGGCGGCCGGTAGCCGAGCCGCACGGTGATGCCGTCGCCTGCGGGCCGTGCGCCCTGGCGGCGCAATTGCGTCGGGTTCAGGTGGTAGTGCTGGGCGAACGCGGCATTGAAGCGGCGAACGCTGGCAAAGCCGCTCATCAGGGCCACCTGCGTGATAGACAAATCGGTGTCGGCCAGCAGCTGCTTGGCGGTCAGCAGCCGGCGTGTTTGCAGGTATTGCAGCGGCGTCACGCCGAACTGGGCCTCGAAGATCCGCCG comes from Polaromonas naphthalenivorans CJ2 and encodes:
- a CDS encoding DMT family transporter; amino-acid sequence: MGAPAAGLATASPKSWLTDFVLLAAIWGSSFLFMRMGAVEFGALPTAAVRVAIAALFLLPLVWLRGLMPELRKHWRHTFVVGLLNSGIPFACIAFALLSISTGLSSILNATVPMFGALIAWAWLKDKPTAWRIVGLAVGFAGVALLAWDQATFKSGASGIAPGWAVLASLSACLCYGISASYTKRYLSGLPPLVTAAGSQLGATLGLALPALWLWPARMPGASAWLALLAVGVVCTGIAYIVFFRLIEHAGPQRALSVTFVVPVFAVLYGVLFLGESVTPWMVGCAGVIVGGTALATGLLKPGRRRAPPR
- a CDS encoding potassium channel family protein — encoded protein: MPPKKLPKKTHIARRGVIYSLILCSAILLLGGVGFWLLDPNVHTIPEGLWLAFTTAATVGYGDMVPSTHASRVFAVIVVLLGLAVLSLATASLAAIFVEKDVEEGEELQIEHQLMREIRHLREEVQSLRLDIQREKSGRP
- a CDS encoding DNA-3-methyladenine glycosylase 2 family protein; translated protein: MTTKTTLLADDDCYLALKAKDARFDGRFFTGVTSTGIYCRPVCSVKTPRRENCRFFRHAAQAESAGFRPCLRCRPEMAPHSVAWSIQDASYILAHQAARLLDEPDSWSDEAPSVEKLAARLGISDRHVRRIFEAQFGVTPLQYLQTRRLLTAKQLLADTDLSITQVALMSGFASVRRFNAAFAQHYHLNPTQLRRQGARPAGDGITVRLGYRPPYDVAAMLAFIGKRSINAIEFIATDAYQPCAGRTFGIESGGKTHAGWLLARFDETRCQLVVQVSDSLLGVLPLVIRRVRAMFDLDADPATINSVLHASFPAGDGLRVPGALDGYELAVRAVLGQQITVAAARTLAQRMVNRFGAPVETPWPRLSRLFPAPAVLAAAGGDALGQLGIVKQRQAAIVGIARAVAGKRLQLHGGADVNATIAQLKELPGIGDWTAQYIAMRALRWPDAFPAGDVALHKALGVQALKNPAREAERASAGWKPWRSYAVIRAWSGLLHAAPVTAPTLETPESL
- a CDS encoding DUF1345 domain-containing protein, with protein sequence MRKHVSETTGVQRLLSGLLAGLATAALPLPLPLVWQFRGLLGWSVGVAVYLTLAWWLCERFDAERTRERAQAQDEPSVVLFLLMLLAAMACVAAIVVMQQQGKDLTGTERSLHIAVSVVALIASWLFIQTIFAFRYAHRYYQEEQRGEPGGPGLLFPGGLEPDYFDFLYYAHVVGMTSQVSDVQVTSREMRRLTLVHSVLSFGFNMLVLALSINVVAGALQ
- a CDS encoding methylated-DNA--[protein]-cysteine S-methyltransferase; its protein translation is MKFNPSIVQTRIPSPLGTIVIAATDKGLAGLWFAENQRYLPLELMGPAAWPEDANHPILQQASQQLGDYFAGRRSQFELPLDLSCGTAFQQSVWQTLLAIPQGEVTSYGEISRRIGKPSAVRAVGGAIGRNPISIIVPCHRVTGSSGALTGYAGGLDRKTALLRLEGALAESLP